A genomic region of Rheinheimera sp. MMS21-TC3 contains the following coding sequences:
- a CDS encoding chemotaxis protein CheV, whose product MAGILDSVNQRTQLVGQNRLELLLFKLAGRQRYGINVFKVREVIQCPPLTAVPRRNKYVKGIAYIRGQAISVIDLSLATGGRAISDISNSFIVIAEYNRSVQGFLVNGVDRIININWENIMPPPQGATGKQSYLTAVTEIDNELIEILDVEKILEEISPSATTVTSPMDTQRIAKDLGDRIILIADDSAVARNQVKRALASLGVQMELVNNGREALKFLQQTAQECSHCVTEKIGLLISDIEMPEMDGYTLTAEVKSDPKLQQLHVILHTSLSGVFNQQMVKKVGADDFIAKFNPNELAESVQKWLQIV is encoded by the coding sequence ATGGCAGGGATTTTAGACTCAGTCAATCAACGTACACAATTAGTCGGCCAAAATAGGCTTGAATTATTGTTATTTAAATTGGCTGGTCGCCAACGCTACGGTATTAACGTGTTTAAAGTGCGTGAGGTTATTCAATGCCCGCCTTTAACTGCGGTGCCAAGACGAAACAAGTATGTAAAAGGTATTGCTTATATTCGTGGCCAAGCTATTTCTGTTATCGATTTAAGTTTAGCTACTGGCGGAAGAGCCATTAGTGATATTAGTAATAGCTTTATTGTTATTGCTGAATATAATCGCTCGGTACAAGGCTTCTTAGTTAATGGCGTTGATCGTATTATTAATATTAACTGGGAAAACATTATGCCGCCGCCACAAGGAGCAACAGGCAAACAAAGTTATTTAACTGCAGTGACAGAAATAGATAACGAATTAATAGAGATTTTAGATGTTGAGAAAATTTTAGAAGAAATCTCACCCTCAGCGACTACTGTGACCAGCCCAATGGATACTCAGCGTATAGCGAAGGACTTAGGCGATAGAATCATTTTAATTGCCGATGACTCTGCAGTAGCTAGAAACCAAGTAAAGCGTGCATTAGCAAGCTTAGGGGTACAGATGGAGTTGGTAAACAATGGCCGTGAAGCACTAAAGTTTTTACAACAAACTGCGCAAGAATGCAGCCACTGTGTCACTGAAAAAATTGGTTTGTTAATTTCAGATATTGAGATGCCAGAGATGGATGGTTATACCTTAACAGCAGAAGTTAAATCTGATCCAAAACTGCAGCAATTACATGTCATTTTACATACATCGTTAAGTGGCGTGTTTAATCAGCAAATGGTTAAAAAAGTAGGGGCTGATGACTTTATTGCCAAATTTAATCCTAACGAACTGGCAGAGTCTGTCCAGAAATGGCTACAAATAGTGTAA